In Plasmodium vinckei vinckei genome assembly, chromosome: PVVCY_13, a single genomic region encodes these proteins:
- a CDS encoding dihydrofolate synthase/folylpolyglutamate synthase, putative has product MEGEIKTYNECLKQLYKTHSIKLGLGSTKKLSELFGNPHRNYKTIHVAGTNGKGSVCHKIYLGLKLKNYKVGIFSSPHIFSLRERIIVNGEPISENDLIALVNEVFKKAKKINASPTFFEIITLVAFIYFSNQNVDYAVIETGLGGRLDATNILENPELVIITSIGYDHLNILGNDLNQICNEKIGIFKKDAQVIIGPSVSIYISVFEKAKELNCNMHIVPPEPRGETYNEENTRIAIESLKKLNINVDNVLKSIMPIKPPLRMQYLADEQMEHIKKKYTQMEMIENNTISSYPSAVIMDVGHNETSIDRLCRDINCFHKDKIIRVCISLTKPRNLNIFQSLIAQFPDVLKDVFYLPSINERTYDFDEIVEMINDDGYINSELKKHVLNSSEKVNQWLIAEKKKNGNLIDNNKLYKRGTIPLIVRNAFLECCKDNSVLVICGTFFIFEEVLKTFDIHSDMQDTIFMNEPSVV; this is encoded by the exons ATGGAAggtgaaataaaaacatacaATGAATGTTTgaaacaattatataaaacacaCTCCATCAAACTGGGGCTTGGGAGTACAAAAAAACTGAGTGAATTGTTTGGTAACCCTCATAGGAATTATAAAACTATTCATGTAGCTGGCACAAATGGGAAAGGATCAGTATGccataaaatttatttaggactcaaattaaaaaattataaagtaggaatattttcttcccctcatatattttccttaAGAGAAAGAATAATTGTAAATGGGGAACCAATAAGTGAAAATGATTTAATCGCTTTAGTTAATGAAGTATTTAAGAAAgcaaagaaaataaatgcaagtccaacattttttgaaattataACTCTAGTtgcttttatatatttttcaaatcaAAATGTAGATTATGCAGTTATTGAAACGGGGTTAGGAGGAAGATTGGATGCAACCAACATTTTGGAAAACCCAGAATTAGTTATAATTACATCAATTGGTTATgatcatttaaatatattaggaAATGATTTGAATCAAATatgtaatgaaaaaattggaATATTTAAGAAGGATGCTCAAGTTATAATAGGCCCATCtgtttctatatatataagcgTTTTTGAAAAGGCAAAAGAATTAAATTGCAATATGCACATTGTTCCCCCAGAACCTAGAGGAGAAACttataatgaagaaaatacaaGAATAGCTATAGaatctttaaaaaaattaaatataaatgtagaTAACGTATTAAAATCGATCATGCCTATCAAACCTCCATTAAGAATGCAATATTTAGCTGATGAGCAAATggaacatataaaaaaaaagtatacaCAAATGGAAAtgatagaaaataataccATTTCGTCTTATCCTAGTGCTGTTATAATGGATGTTGGTCATAATGAAACTTCTATTGATAGATTATGCCGAGATATTAATTGTTTCCATAaagacaaaataataagagTATGCATATCTCTAACTAAACCTAggaatttaaatatattccaATCATTAATTGCACAATTTCCTGACGTCTTAAAg gatgttttttatttgccaTCAATCAACGAACGGACATATGACTTTGATGAAATTGTGGAAATGATAAATGATGATGGATACATAAATagtgaattaaaaaagcaTGTATTAAATAGTTCAGAAAAAGTTAACCAATGGTTAATAGccgaaaagaaaaaaaatggaaatttaATTGACaacaataaattatataaaagag gcACAATTCCTCTTATTGTAAGAAATGCATTTTTGGAGTGTTGCAAAGACAATTCCGTTTTGGTCATATGTGgtaccttttttattttcgaGGAAGTTTTAAAAACTTTTGATATACACTCAG aCATGCAggatacaatttttatgaacgAGCCATCAGTAGTATAG
- a CDS encoding L-lactate dehydrogenase, putative, with product MPQRPKIVLVGSGMIGGVMATLIVQKNLGDVVMFDIVKDMPHGKALDTSHTNVMAYSNCKVTGSNSYDDLKGADVVIVTAGFTKVPGKSEKEWNRDDLLPLNNKIMIEIGGHIKKQCPNAFIIVVTNPVDVMVQLLHQHSGVPKNKIVGLGGVLDSSRFKYYIAEKLNVCPRDVNAHIVGAHGNKMVLLKRYITVGGIPLQEFINNNKITEDELKAMADRTINTALEIVNLHASPYVAPAAAIIEMAESYLKDLRKVLICSTLLEGEYGHKDIFAGTPLVIGGNGVEQVIELQLNETEKMHFDNAVAETARMKALI from the coding sequence atgccACAAAGACCAAAGATAGTACTTGTCGGATCTGGTATGATTGGAGGTGTTATGGCCACCTTAATCGTTCAGAAAAATTTAGGAGATGTTGTTATGTTTGATATTGTAAAAGATATGCCTCATGGAAAGGCTTTAGATACATCCCACACAAATGTAATGGCATACTCAAATTGTAAAGTAACTGGATCAAACAGTTATGATGATCTTAAAGGTGCAGATGTTGTCATTGTTACAGCAGGATTTACAAAAGTCCCAGGAAAAAGTGAGAAAGAATGGAACAGAGATGATTTATTACCactaaataataaaattatgattgAAATTGGTGGtcatattaaaaaacaatgCCCTAAtgcatttattattgtagTAACAAACCCAGTTGATGTTATGGTTCAATTATTACATCAACATTCTGGTGTCccaaaaaacaaaattgttGGATTAGGTGGTGTTTTAGATTCATCaagatttaaatattacatcgctgaaaaattaaatgtatGCCCAAGAGATGTAAATGCTCATATTGTTGGTGCTCatggaaataaaatggTTTTATTAAAACGATATATAACTGTTGGTGGTATCCCACTTCAAGAATttattaacaataataaaataactgAGGATGAACTTAAAGCTATGGCTGATAGAACTATTAATACCGCTTTAGAAATTGTTAACTTACATGCATCTCCATATGTTGCACCAGCTGCTGCTATTATTGAAATGGCTGAATCATACCTTAAAGATTTAAGAAAAGTTTTAATCTGCTCTACCTTATTAGAAGGTGAATATGGACACAAAGATATTTTCGCTGGTACCCCTCTTGTTATTGGTGGCAATGGTGTAGAACAAGTAATTGAATTACAATTAAATGAAACTGAGAAAATGCACTTCGATAATGCTGTTGCTGAAACAGCCAGAATGAAGGCTCTTATTTAA
- a CDS encoding U6 snRNA-associated Sm-like protein LSm6, putative has protein sequence MSSNSPKYFVQSLKGKTVIVRLNNGSDYKGILACLDERMNVTLEQTEEYFDGELIEKYNDAFIRGNNVFYIRAIDDE, from the coding sequence atgaGTTCCAATTCTCCGAAATATTTCGTTCAAAGCTTAAAAGGAAAAACTGTAATAGTAAGACTAAATAATGGATCAGATTATAAAGGTATATTAGCATGCTTAGATGAACGTATGAATGTTACGTTAGAGCAAACCGAAGAATATTTTGATGGCGAACTAatcgaaaaatataatgacgCTTTTATTAGAGgaaataatgttttttatataagaGCAATTGATGATGAATAA
- a CDS encoding phosphoribosylpyrophosphate synthetase, putative, with the protein MSYSAFKGYASNWINRKSILTKNGNGSRIALIASSGFGMYILSNEENRKELRSHCNNVKKCINNMVYQYNNKNKIFFENLVLCDTNNSNKGFRNPLWRSEEKRPIDKMENAIIFSGSSNPLLSKKITDHLSTTLGKVNLKRFADGEVSMQFLDSIRGKDVYIIQPTCPPVNENLVELLLMISTCRRASAKKITAVIPYYGYARQDRKLSSRVPISAADVARMIEAMGVDRVVAIDLHSGQIQGFFGPRVPVDNLEAQLIGLDYFTKKNLYKPVIVSPDAGGVYRARKFQDGLNYRGISDCGIAMLIKQRSKPNEIEKMDLVGNVYDSDVIIVDDMIDTSGTLCEAAKQLKKHGARRVFAFATHGLFSGPAIDRIEKSPLEEVVVTDTVKSNKNIDNCKKITKLSVSVLVADAIRRIQQKESLNDLFSMKG; encoded by the coding sequence ATGAGTTATTCCGCGTTTAAAGGATATGCATCTAACTGGATAAATAGAAAGAGTATTTTgacaaaaaatggaaatggATCTAGAATCGCATTAATAGCAAGTAGTGGATTTGGCATGTATATTTTGtcaaatgaagaaaatagaAAAGAACTAAGATCGCATTgtaataatgtaaaaaaatgtataaataatatggtttatcaatataataataagaataaaatattttttgaaaatttagtTCTTTGTGATACTAATAATTCAAACAAAGGTTTTCGGAATCCATTATGGAGATCAGAAGAAAAAAGACCAATTgataaaatggaaaatgcGATAATATTTAGTGGATCGTCTAATCCATTattaagtaaaaaaataacagaTCATTTAAGTACTACTTTAGGTAAagttaatttaaaaagatTTGCAGATGGAGAAGTATCAATGCAATTTCTAGACAGTATACGAGGAAAagatgtatatattatacaacCTACATGTCCACCAGTTAATGAAAATCTTgttgaattattattaatgatTTCTACATGTCGAAGAGCATcagctaaaaaaataacagcTGTTATACCATATTATGGTTATGCACGTCAAGATAGAAAATTAAGTTCAAGAGTGCCTATATCTGCTGCTGATGTTGCAAGAATGATAGAAGCCATGGGTGTTGATCGAGTTGTAGCTATAGATTTACATTCGGGACAGATTCAAGGTTTTTTTGGTCCAAGAGTTCCAGTTGATAATTTAGAAGCACAATTAATAGGTTTAgattattttacaaaaaaaaatttatataaacctGTTATTGTTTCTCCAGATGCAGGTGGAGTATATAGAGCACGAAAATTTCAAGATGGTTTAAATTATCGAGGAATAAGTGATTGTGGAATTGCTATGCTTATCAAACAACGTAGTAAACCAAatgaaattgaaaaaatggatTTAGTAGGAAATGTATATGATTCAGATGTCATTATTGTTGATGATATGATTGACACATCTGGTACATTATGTGAGGCAGcaaaacaattaaaaaaacatggaGCTAGAAGAGTATTTGCATTTGCTACACATGGTCTATTTTCAGGACCTGCTATTGATCGAATCGAAAAATCACCATTAGAAGAAGTAGTTGTTACAGATACTGTTAAatctaataaaaatattgataactgtaaaaaaattactaaATTAAGTGTTTCAGTTTTAGTTGCAGATGCTATTAGAAGAATACAACAGAAGGAATCACTTAACGACTTGTTTAGTATGAAAGGATAA
- a CDS encoding lactate dehydrogenase, putative, translating into MISVKHPKISILGASDIGCTLAHMICEKNLGDVVLHDFRKDLSKGRALDILHTRPINRSKINILGTSDITDIKDSLVVVVTIEVSEREFAEFDEEDIEKQVYTSNVKLLKDVSKAIKKHCPHAFVVVTTNPVDCMAKVLQDYANIPSHKICGMAGVLHSARLRHNLAEKLRVNPGDVQGFVIGAHGDKMVPLPRYCCVNGIPLCDFTKKGAITEKEISKIVEKTKNTSLELLDLIPEGSVCFAPSLAIVEIIEAYLKDLKRVLVCSIHLNGQYGHKGVFAGVPVVIGGKGIEKIIELDLNTQEKELFDDSLKHISYLFDNYKHESTAEEESKPQ; encoded by the exons ATGATTTCTGTTAAACATCCTAAAATTAGCATCTTAGGTGCTAGTGACATTGGATGCACCTTAGCCCATATGATATGTGAAAAGAATTTGGGTGATGTGGTTTTACACGATTTTAGAAAag ATCTATCAAAAGGACGAGCCCTAGATATTTTACACACAAGGCCTATAAATagatcaaaaataaatatattaggaACAAGTGATATTACTGATATTAAAGATTCATTGGTTGTAGTAGTAACGATAGAAGTATCTGAACGAGAGTTCGCAGAGTTTGATGAAGAAGATATAGAAAAACAAGTATATACTTCCaatgtaaaattattaaaagatGTTTCAAAAgcaattaaaaaacattGTCCTCATGCATTTGTAGTAGTTACTACTAACCCAGTTGATTGCATGGCTAAAGTTTTACAAGATTATGCAAACATACCATctcataaaatatgtggTATGGCTGGGGTATTACATAGTGCAAGGCTAAGACATAATTTAGCAGAAAAATTGAGA gTAAATCCTGGTGATGTTCAAGGATTTGTAATTGGAGCACACGGAGATAAAATGGTCCCATTACCACGATATTGTTGTGTTAATGGAATTCCATTATGtgattttacaaaaaaaggGGCAATTAccgaaaaagaaataagtAAGATTGTCGAGAAGACAAAAAACACAAGTCTAGAACTATTAGATTTAATACCTGAAGGATCAGTATGTTTTGCTCCTTCTTTAGCTATTGTTGAAATTATTGAAGCCTATTTAAAAGATTTAAAAAGAGTTCTTGTATGCTCAATTCACCTTAACGGTCAATATGGCCACAAGGGCGTTTTCGCAGGTGTCCCTGTTGTCATTGGAGGAAAGggaattgaaaaaattatagagCTCGATTTAAATACACAAGAAAAGGAGCTTTTTGATGACTcattaaaacatattagCTATCTATTCGATAATTATAAGCATGAATCCACTGCAGAGGAAGAATCAAAACCACAATAA